One window of Mesorhizobium sp. WSM4904 genomic DNA carries:
- a CDS encoding alpha/beta hydrolase, with protein sequence MASNPADRGSRGKYADRLDPEFWDYIDRVNSWYPPEIVAAPIAEQRAVYNRMCVAFHQGRPEGVTTIDGGVATASHAVPVRRYRMEKGATAAIVVYYHGGGFVLGDLDSHDDICAEICAGTGFEVVSADYRVAPEHLHPASFDDAFAVFEWVAATSTPPIVLCGESAGGNLAAAVAHATRHHPRHAIGQVLIYPGLGGDKTGRSYVEHAEAPLLTLADIDFYRRVRSAPAQSADDPTFSPLKDRDFCGLPPTVIVTAECDPLSSDGETYRDKILAAGGQAVWREEPRLVHSFLRARPTVPRAAKAFARIIDDIARLGAGDRVLISPLVGEMAGRPEGGAKDRDLSEF encoded by the coding sequence ATGGCCAGCAACCCAGCTGATCGGGGCAGCCGCGGCAAATATGCCGACCGGCTCGATCCGGAGTTCTGGGACTATATCGACCGGGTCAACAGCTGGTACCCGCCGGAGATCGTGGCCGCACCTATCGCCGAGCAGCGCGCGGTCTACAACCGGATGTGCGTGGCGTTTCACCAAGGGCGTCCCGAAGGCGTGACCACCATTGACGGCGGCGTCGCCACGGCTTCGCATGCCGTCCCGGTACGGCGTTACCGCATGGAGAAAGGGGCCACAGCGGCGATCGTCGTCTATTATCACGGCGGCGGCTTCGTGCTCGGCGATCTCGACAGCCATGACGACATCTGCGCCGAGATCTGCGCCGGCACCGGCTTCGAGGTGGTCTCGGCCGACTATCGCGTTGCGCCGGAGCATCTCCATCCGGCCTCCTTCGACGATGCATTTGCCGTGTTCGAATGGGTCGCCGCGACGAGCACGCCGCCGATCGTGCTCTGCGGCGAAAGCGCCGGCGGCAATCTCGCCGCCGCGGTGGCGCACGCAACGCGGCACCACCCTCGACACGCCATCGGCCAGGTGCTGATCTATCCAGGCCTCGGTGGCGACAAGACCGGCCGCTCCTATGTCGAGCACGCCGAAGCGCCGCTGCTGACGCTCGCCGATATCGACTTCTACCGCCGCGTCCGCTCGGCACCGGCACAGTCGGCGGACGATCCGACCTTCTCACCACTCAAGGATCGCGATTTCTGCGGCCTGCCGCCGACGGTCATCGTCACCGCCGAATGCGATCCGCTGTCGTCCGACGGCGAGACCTATCGCGACAAGATCCTCGCCGCCGGCGGGCAGGCCGTGTGGCGAGAGGAGCCGCGGCTGGTGCACTCCTTCCTGAGAGCGAGGCCGACGGTGCCGCGCGCGGCAAAGGCGTTCGCGAGGATCATTGACGACATCGCCAGACTGGGTGCCGGCGATCGAGTGCTAATCTCCCCCCTTGTGGGGGAGATGGCCGGCAGGCCAGAGGGGGGCGCGAAGGATCGCGACCTTTCGGAATTCTGA